TATAGGGTTTCGGCAATCACATCATCGACTGATTTGGTGTCTGCACCTAGATCATCGGCATGAGTACGATAGGCAGAAAGGCCTTTCAGGCCGAAAATCATAATATCTTGTAGGCGGGAAAGGTTTTCGTCTTTACCACAAGTACCTTGGGTTTTTCCCGTGCTACCACAACCGCCAGTCTGGGCCATAGAGCATTGGTGACAGAACATTGCTAAGTTCGACATTATTGCATTCCTTTAAAGGTGTATTTATATTGCAACTTATGGGGTGAGGATAAGGGCAAAGAGCAGTAACGTCATTGATCGAGATCATTTTTGGTAAATGACATGTATTTTAAATACTGGTTATGGTGAGTGTATCGAAATGTATGGATTGTAAGGGTGCTATTGAACGGTGTTTTGTATTTGTGTAGCCTATTGCTCGCGGGTTGATTATTTGTGGTAATTATGACTATCTCTATGAGAATTAAAGAAAAGCTGGCCCAGGCACACTTAGCGAGGGTGAGGGAGAAACATATAGAGGCTTACCAAACAAATGAAAAGCGCCGAATACGTTCGAAGGGATATGTAAAGGGTGTTTGCTCATAATGAAAAAGGGCGCTGTCGCGCCCTTTCGTCTAATACGGTGAATTAACGATAATTAACCCGCAATTTTAGTCAGTACTTTCTTCAGCAGCTGGATACGAGGCTCGATAGTTTCAAGCTCAAGGTATTCGTCTGCGCTGTGGAAGCCGGCACCAGCAGGACCAAGGCCGTCCAGAGTAGGGATGCCCAGAACAGCAGTCAGGTTGGCGTCTGAACCGCCGCCGACTTCCTGCCAAGTAATGTTGATACCAAGTTCCTGGCCTGCTTCTTCTACCATAGCCATCAACGCTTCTGTCTTCTCAGAAGGGACCATAGATGGTTTGTGCGCTTCGCGGTCAATGGTGATCGTTACACCGTCGACGAACGGCTTTTCAGCCATGGCGCGAATTTTCGCATCGGCAGCAGCGTATTCGTCGTTATCCCAGAAACGAACGTCAACCACAGCTTCAGCGTGGTCTGGAACGATGTTGGCACCTGCACCACCTTTAACGACACCGACGTTTAGGGTCGTGCCGCTTTCGAAGTTAGTCAGCTCGTTAATAGCCAGGATCCAGTTGGCCATTTCAGTGATAGCACTGCGGCCGTTTTGTGGTTCGTTACCTGCGTGTGCCGCTTTACCAGCGAAAGTCAGGCGGTAGCGAGCCATACCCTTACGAGCTTTTACCAAAGAGCCGTCTGCACGGGCAGCTTCTGCTACCAATACATTTTTCGCGTTAACCGCAACGCTCTTCAGCCATTTTTCTGAGTGTAGCGAACCGATTTCTTCATCTGGGTTCATGCATACGCAGATAGACAGCTTGTCCAGGGTTTCCTTGTCCATTTCACGCAGGGCGTAAACAACGTTCAACAGGCCAGATTTCATGTCAGAAACGCCAGGGCCGTAGGCACGCTTGTCATCAAACGTCATTGGGCGAGCGGCTACAGTGCCAACAGGGAAAACGGTATCCATGTGGCCGATTAGCATCACGTCAATTTGCTCTGCTTCAGGCTTGTTGCGAACTTCAAGACCTGTACCAGCAATGCCGCAGTCAATGCGCTTAACGTTCCAGCCCAGATCAACGTATTTCTGTTCCATCTGGTTGGCAATAACTTCAATGCCTTCTTTGGTTAGCGTACCGCAGTCAACATCGATCAGCGGGCGTAGTTCTTCCAAGTAATCTTGCAGTGAGAAACTCATATTAGCTCCTGAGAGAAACCCTTAGGGGTATGAATAGCGACAGGAAAAAGGGGGCAGTAGGCCCCCTTAAAGGTAGTGATTTACACTAGGATGTTCATCACGAACATAGCGACGAATGCGTTCAGAACAGAGATCGCAACCATCACTGGGATGTGGCGGCCTTCTGTGCCGATAACACCAAGGATACGGCCAAGGTACTGAACCTGAGAGCCCATTAGGTAGATAGCAGGGGCAAGGATAGCGATGTGGTTACCGTCAAGGATACCGCTGTCAAACAGGGTGATCACCACACCAACTGCACCGCCCATAGACATCCAAGCACCGATAAGTACAGCTGCTGCTTCACCCGGTAGGCCGAAGACACCCATGATTGGCGAGAACAGCACGCCCATCGCGTCTAGTGCGCCGGTTAGCGAAAGTACTTTGATGATCACGAAAGCCATCAGTACGTTTGGAATCGTTGAGCTGGTAGAGATTGCCCAGCCTTTCTTCGCGCCTTCTACGAAGATATCAGTAACCATTGGTTTTTTAGTTGCTTGAGACATTATGCGGTCTCCTTCTCAGTAGAAACGTTGGTTTTCTTGTCAGTGGCTTTTAGGTATAGGCGGAAGATATTCGCGCCAACAATTTTCATCACGAACATGATGACAACCGCCAGGCCGATTGAAGAGGTTACTGCATTGCTGCCGTCAGCGTAGGTCAGGGTAAACAGTACCGCGCCAGAAGAGAAGAAGTTAACGATGGTTGCACCGGCAGAGAACTGGAACATAGCGAACACATCGGTCTCGCGCTGGTTGATATGGCCTGCTTCCTGAAGCTGGCGAGTCATCGATGCACCTGAGTCAGTATTCTGAAGAGAAGCGATCAGAGCTAGACCGGTATCACCTGGTAGGCCGACTAGCGGGCGTAGAAGTGGTGTCAGAAGCTTACGAGCAGCGTCCAGCGCACCGTAGTGCTCAAGAACATTGATCATACCCAACGCGAACATAACGGTTGGCACCAAGGTTAGGGCGAATAGGAAGCCGTCACGTGCACCGCTACCGCCAGTACCGCGCATTGTTGTTTTTGTCACTTCTACAGCGCCATCAGCGGCCATAGTGACATTGTTTGCCATGGTACCGAAAGAACCGTTCAGGGTGTTGAAATCAAATACACCGTACCATTCGTTGGTCTGTAGTAAACCTGAAAAGAACACAAAAGCGAACGCAAGGGCAATGTATGCACCTATCGTTACCTTTTGGTTTTTTTCTGCTGGATTGCTCATATATAACCTCTTAGGAATCAAAAAGGCCGATTGGCCAAAATAAGGAATCTGTAACAATTCTTCACAACAAAAGCTGCTGTTACAGAGTCCTCAAAACAGAAACGAGGTCATTGTCCCTGATTTAGTTAGGAAATAATTGACGGGGGTCAATATGTGCTACTGAATGCTAATCCAATTGGGGTAATGGGTAGTATTTGTGATCGTGATCTACATTAATATCTCATTCACAAAATTTAATATCACCAAGCAATGTTTTAAAGCATGATTAATTGTTTTTTATATATTAATTAATCATTTCCATGTTGTGCTTTGTGTGTTTTTAAAGTGTTTTTTGGGGCGGTGGGGAATGATAAATATGCCTATTAGCGAGGCTTTGCTAGTATAAGCGTCATTAATATTTGTTTACAACTATTTTATTGTGCAGATAAAGAAAAGGGCGCCCAAAGGCGCCCTGGGAATTACGGGGGAATAAGGGTTAAGCTGTTTGCTGCTGTGCCTGAGTCGCTTGCAGCTGGCTTTCATCGTCGTGGTTGTCAGCTGTTTCTGTTGGCGGGCAACGGTCGACGAACCAACCCATGTAAGACGAGACAATGGTGACGATGATGCACACGAAGCTCAGCCACATGAATGGTGCATATGAGAAAGTTGCCACACCCAAGATGCTCGCCATGTAGATACCATTATCACTCCAAGGCACCATACCTGATGTCAGGGTGCCGCCGAACTCGGCATTACGTGATAGGTTCTTGCGCTGGTAGCCCAAACGGTCGTAGTTCTTGGCACAGATTTTCGGCGTCAGGATCAGGGAGACGTACATTGCAGAGCCAAACACGTTGCCTAGGAAAGCAGTAGCAATAGTCGATACCGATAGGCTGCCTGCCGAGTTAACACGCTTCTCGAAAAGTTTGGCAATCGTCTGTAGTACACCCACTTTATCCAGCAGGCCACCGAAGCCAAGGCCGAATACGATCACCGCTACTGAGCCCAGCATCGATGACATACCACCACGGTTTAGGATTGCATCGATGAAATCAACACCCGAGTCGATAGAGAATGGTGCCCAAGCGGTGTTGAAGGCTACTAGCGGATCCATATCCTGAACCATTACCGCCCAAACGATACCCAGCAGGGAGCCAAGTGAAATGACTGGGAAAGAAGGCAGGCGCAAGGCAAGCAGGGCAAGCACAATGATCACCGGCACGAAAGAGAACGGCGAGATCACAAATTGCTGCTCCATAGCGACGATAACCGACTCAACCTGAGACATGTCGACATTGCCGGCGTAGTGGATACCTACAGCGGTAAAGAGGATGCCGGTGATGATGTAGCTGATCAGGGCAATAGGTAGCATGCCTTTGATGTGCTCAACAATTTCCACATTGGACATCGAAGACGCCAAGATCACCGAATCTGACAGCGGCGACATCTTGTCACCGAAGTAACAACCTGAGAGCACGGCACCGGCAGTCATCGGTGCAGGAATGCCCAGCCCCTGGCCAATACCCATCATGGCAATACCGGCGGTGCCCGCTGCGCCCCAAGAGGTACCGGTCGCCAGTGCCGTCATCGAACAGATCAGCATAGTGGCAAGCAGGAAGATGGATGGGTGGATCGCTTTCAACCCGTAATAAATGATGGTCGGTACAATACCGCCAGCAATCCAGGTACCAACAAGAGCGCCGACAGCCAGCAGGATCAGTACCGCTCCGAGGCCGTTAGCAATGCCTTTGGTGGCCGCTGTTTCTAGCGATTTGTAATCATGTCCAAGTTTTATGCCCAGTGCGATGATCACGAACCAACCAATGTAAAGTGCTAGCTGGATAGGTAAATCGAGTTTCGCAGTAAAAGAGAAAGCCAGCGCAAGAAAAATACCGAGGGCAATAAAGACCTGAGTCAGCGACGGTAGTTTTACTGTCTGTTTGTTCATACTTCTAACCTTGTAAGTTCGAGCCTGTAAAGAGTGAATATTCCTTTGGAGCCTATTTCTCGTTCCAAGGAATTACTTTGTAATAATTTTGATGACCATTACGGCCTGCTAAAGGGGACTAGCAATGATTTGCTGCTACTCTAGCGGATAGCTTTTGTTGTCACGATAGAAAATGTCTCTAGATGTGATCTCATACAAATTGCTATCAAAACCCTTTAAAAATTGATGTTTGCATTTTGATTTATTGTTAATTAAGCGTGCTTAATTTGTTTTTTGTTTGTTTTTTGACTGTTTGTTTGTATTGTTTCCATGTGTGAAATTCCATTAATGAATAGATGATATAACCATACAAGTGGTAATATCCTAGAATTAAGCTTCGCTGCTTATGGTTGTGGTAGGTTATCAATGTGTGGCGAAATGATCAAAAAAAGTGATGGTGATTACTTGTGGTCGTTTCGATTTAATTTAATCTTTCAGCTTTGTTTTTATACATGTAGTGGCGATTTGCGTGCAATTTACCCGGTGGTTGTTTGTCTTCTAGCCCGAAATTTCACCAAAAATAGTGTGGGGATTTAAAGTTAGATAGTGCAGGATGTAATATTATTTGCGGCTTTTCTTTACAGCTTGGTGATTTTTTTTACAGCTTTTTTGCAACTTCTGCTTGAGTTTCCTTGCTGAAATTACTATAGATGGGGGTCTGCCTGTCGTTATAACTATTGGCCGTTTTTGTTTAGATGGTCGTACCAGCAGACCAATAGTTATACCGATAGAACAATGATCAGGGAGTGTTGTGCACATGATGAAAGTAGGATTAGTGGGTTGGCGAGGCATGGTGGGCTCAGTCCTAATGCAACGTATGGTAGAAGAGGGTGATTTCAATGTGATTGACCCTGTTTTCTTCTCTACGTCCCAAGTTGGGATCCCAGCCCCAAATTTTGGTAAGGATGCCGGTGTCCTTCAGGATGCGTTTGATATTCAGCGCCTGAAACAGTTGGACGCGATTGTTACCTGTCAGGGTGGCAGCTATACCGAGAAAGTGTACCCAGCACTTCGCCAAGCAGGCTGGAAAGGCTACTGGATCGATGCGGCATCAACCTTGCGCATGAAAGAAGATTCAATTATTGCCCTTGACCCGGTGAACTTTGACCAGATGCAGCAAGGTCTGCATAACGGTGTGAGTACTTTTGCCGGTGGTAACTGTACGGTAAGCCTTATGCTGATGGCTGTAGGGGGCCTGTACCAGGCCGGCTTGGTGGAGTGGATGACCTCCCAGACTTACCAGGCAGCTTCAGGGGCTGGTGCAAAGAACATGCGTGAGCTGATCAGCCAGATGGGTGTGATCAATGATGCGGTGTCTAGCGAACTGGCTGATCCTTCCACTTCTATTTTGGATATCGATCGTAAAGTCGCCGAGACCATGCGTTCTGATGATTTCCCTGCTTCTGAGTTTGGCGCGCCGCTGGCAGGTTCGTTAATCCCTTGGATTGATGTGAAGCGCGACAATGGCCAAAGTAAAGAAGAGTGGAAAGGCTCGGTGGAAACCAACAAGATCTTGGGGCTTGATAACAACCCAATTCCTATTGACGGTACCTGCGTGCGTATCGGTGCAATGCGTTGCCACAGCCAGGCTTTGACACTGAAGCTGAAAAAAGCCGTGCCTATGGACGAAGTAGAGGAAATTATCGCATCGCATAACGATTGGGTAAAAGTGATCCCGAATGACCGCGATGTGACTGTCCAAGAGCTAAGCCCGACTAAGGTAACAGGGACGCTGTCGATTCCTGTTGGCCGTTTGCGTAAGCTGGCGATGGGTGATGACTACCTCAATGCGTTCACTGTGGGTGATCAGCTATTGTGGGGGGCTGCAGAGCCACTACGCCGCACCCTGCGTATTATCTTGGCTGAAAAGCATTAATAAGGCTTACTTGAGCCAAATAAAAACGCCTGCATTTGCAGGCGTTTTTTCGTTTCAACTCTATGGCAAGTTGAAAGAGGGGGGAATCTTTGCGCGATTAGGCTGCTAGGTTCTTCGCAACGAAGTCCCAGTTAACCAGAGCCCAGAAACCATTCATGTAGTCTGGACGTAGGTTGCGGTAATCGATGTAGTAAGCGTGCTCCCACAGATCAACAGTTAGAAGAGGAGTAACACCTTCTTCAGTCAGCGGAGTACCAGCATTAGACGTGTTAACGATGTCTAGAGAGCCGTCAGCCTTCTTCACAAGCCAAGTCCAAGAAGAGCCGAAGTTGTTGATTGCAGAATCAGTGAATTTCGCTTTGAACGCTTCGAAAGAACCAAATGCTGCGTTGATTGCTTCTGCAACTTCGCCTGTTGGCTCGCCACCTGCGTTTGGCGCTAGGCAGTGCCAGTAGAAAGTGTGGTTCCAGATCTGAGCTGCATTGTTGAATACGCCACCCGTTGAAGTCTTAACGATTTCTTCTAGTGATTTTTCTTCTAGCTCAGTACCTTCGATAAGACCGTTTAGTTTTACCACGTAAGTGTTGTGGTGCTTGCCGTGGTGGTACTCAAGAGTTTCCTGAGAGATGTGTGGCTCAAGAGCATTTTTTTCGTAAGGTAGAGCTGGTAGTTCGAATGCCATTGCTCGATTCTCCATTTTGGTTAAGGGGCGTTTCCCTTGACATTGCTTCCAGTCGGCTAGGGCCAACTTATTATTTGAAACTGACTATTGTCACCGGATTACTATACCGCGAGGTATGGGTCTAAATTGTGACAGTGAAATCATTTTAGCAAGTTTTTTCTTTATTAAAAGAGCTGAAAGCTAAAAAAGAGTTGAAAAATAATGTCCTTACTTTTTTTAGGCATTTTTTTCCGGCACGAGAGCAAGTAGAATGATGTCTGTGATAGTCAACTTATAAAGCAAAGTCGTAAGAGGAAGCTATGGAAACCATCGACAAGATTAAACAACAGATCGCTGAAAACTCAATTCTGTTGTACATGAAAGGCTCACCGAAACTGCCAAGCTGTGGTTTTTCTTCTCAGGCGGCACAAGCGCTGATGGCATGCGGTGAAAAGTTTGCTTATGTCGATATTCTGCAGAACCCTGATATCCGCGCTGAGCTTCCAGCCTACGCGCAGTGGCCTACCTTCCCTCAGCTATGGGTTGAAGGTGAGCTTATCGGCGGTTGTGACATCATCATCGAGATGTTCCAGAAAGGCGAGCTTCAGCCATTGATCAAAGAAGCGGCTGAGCGTCGTGACGGTGAAGCAGCAGAATAATCTGTCGAACGGAGAGTAGGTAGACGGGTTCATCACCGGCTACTAACGCTGTATTCGCAGAGCACCCCGAGGAAGAGTCTTCCTCGGGGTGTTTTTGGTGCGCCGAGCATGGCGTTGTTCTAGGAGGTGAAAGTCCTCTACGGGCTCAGTCGAGCGAGAACCGTTAGCCTATGCAAGGGTGTCCACCGTGAGGTGGGATCTGAAGGAAGCAAACGGCAAAACTTGGTTGTGACGAACAGAAATCTGATAGTAGGCCAGTACAACTTGGGTAACCTAGCCATATATAGAATAGCCCAATGCCTCGACGGGAAGTGTGTACGGGTAAATCAGGCACAACCAAGTGAAAGAACAACGTCTTACCTCGGGAGATCTTATTAGCTGTCTCGGACGAGACTAGTGCAGCAGTGATGCTGCGTGACGGTTAATAAGAAGTCAGCAGAAGGCATAGTACCTTGGGGAAGTACAACCCAAGGGAAGGCCGGAACTGAATATATCAAGAAGCAGTCACTAGACACTCAATCATGTGGAGTCATAGCAAGATGAACAATATCTCTACGTACCAATGGGCAACACCGCAAGTGACGCTCATGGCTACGAAGAATGACAAGCATGTTTGGCGTAGACAGGAGGACGAGTCTTGGTGACCTCAACTCAGTTGATGGAGCAGATCTGTTCATCAACGAATCTGAACCAAGCCCTGAGAAGAGTAAAGAAGAACAAGGGATGTGCTGGGGTTGATAAACTCGACATAGCAGCCACTATCTCGGTGCTTCGGCAGTCTTCCAATGGGCAAGCGCTCCGCCAGAGCCTTCTGGACGGTAGCTATCAACCCCAACCCGTCTTGGGTGTAGAAATCCCTAAACCTAGTGGGGGAGTGAGGCAGCTAGGTATCCCAACGGTACTTGATAGGATTGTCCAACAGGCCATCACATCAGTCCTGACAGATATCTACGAACCTAAGTTCTCCAACAGCAGTTACGGGTTCAGGCCCAACCGTAGTGCCCACCATGCTCTGGCGGCAGCAAGCCACTACATCAGGGAGGGGCGGGGTTATGTAGTCGATGTTGACCTAGCGAAATACTTCGATACCGTGAACCACGATAGGCTGATGCACAGGCTATCGAAAGATATCACAGATAAACGGGTACTGAAGCTGATCAGGTCATACCTACAGGCAGGCATAATGCGAAACGGGTTAGTCGAGCAGAGGCAACGAGGGACACCACAGGGTGGCCCATTATCTCCGCTGCTATCAAATATCGTATTAGATGAGTTGGATAAAGAGCTTGAACGAAGAGGGCATAAGTTCTGCCGATATGCAGACGACTGCCAAATCTACGTACACAGTGAGGAAGCCGCAAATCGAGTAAAAGCCTCGATAACGGAGTTCTTGGAGCAGAAACTGAAACTCACGGTCAACCGGGAGAAGAGTGCGGCAACAAGAGTGACAGAGCGGACTTACTTAGGCCATCGCTTCCAACGAGATGGAAGTATCCATATCTCGAAGACAGCACAAACTCACATGAAGAAGCGAGTGCGTCAAATAACGAAGCGGAATCGAGGACGAGAGTTGAAGACAGTAATAGTCGAACTAACTCAATATCTAAGAGGTTGGCAACACTACTTCAAGCTCGCCATGCGGAAAAGCGCGATGCAGCGCTTGGATGAATGGATAAGACGGCGCTTACGGTGCTACCGACTCAAGCAGCGAAAACGCAGACACAGCATAGCGACATGGTTACGCCAAGAAGGCGTAAACGAGCGCAATGCTTGGAAGCTAGCGATGTCAGAGAAAGGATGGTGGCATCTGGCTTTATCGCCGCAGCTCAATCAGGCCATGCCAGTTAAATGGTTCAAGGAGATGGGCATGTACTCATTGAGAGATGGGTATGAGTCACTGAAAATATATTCGGAACCGCCGTATGCGACCCACGCTTGTACGGTGGTGTGAGAGGACGGAGGCCGTGAGGCCTCCTCCTACTCGATTCACTATTATTGACTCAGTTGATCATATCCGGACGGGTGACAACAATACCTTGTCCAGCATTCGCTGAGAACGTCGCAACTTGCAGCTGAGCCTGATCGGTGGCAGCTTGGGCGGTGACAGGATCAATAGCAGTTCCTTCGCCGTCGACTAATTGCGGGCCGATTACCGTACTGTGCTGAGCTTTGGAGTCGATATTGAATCGAGCGATGTGGGCGACTTCGCCCGATGAATAGTTCTTGAGGTCAGCCAGGCCAAGTTGTTTTGCTAACGGCTCCGTACCACCAATGATGCCATACTTGGTGGTTTGGTTTGGTATCACGCTGTCATTGGCCGCCTGCATGACATATACAGGGCCTTCAACATCACGTCCAAGGTTGTAGGGGTCAATGGTATCCAACACGGTTTGAGCGGCATAGGCAAAGGCGGTAAATGTACCGTCGACTTTTGCTTGGGTTGTTTCATCCAAGCTGTCATAGAAAGTAGCGAAACAAGCAGCGCCATCTTCAGCTCCGCCGCAGGCACCCAGGTATGCTGCGTCTTCTGCCCCCAGCATGAG
This Photobacterium gaetbulicola Gung47 DNA region includes the following protein-coding sequences:
- a CDS encoding putative carboxypeptidase G2 (COG0624); translation: MSFSLQDYLEELRPLIDVDCGTLTKEGIEVIANQMEQKYVDLGWNVKRIDCGIAGTGLEVRNKPEAEQIDVMLIGHMDTVFPVGTVAARPMTFDDKRAYGPGVSDMKSGLLNVVYALREMDKETLDKLSICVCMNPDEEIGSLHSEKWLKSVAVNAKNVLVAEAARADGSLVKARKGMARYRLTFAGKAAHAGNEPQNGRSAITEMANWILAINELTNFESGTTLNVGVVKGGAGANIVPDHAEAVVDVRFWDNDEYAAADAKIRAMAEKPFVDGVTITIDREAHKPSMVPSEKTEALMAMVEEAGQELGINITWQEVGGGSDANLTAVLGIPTLDGLGPAGAGFHSADEYLELETIEPRIQLLKKVLTKIAG
- a CDS encoding hypothetical protein (COG0700), with the translated sequence MSQATKKPMVTDIFVEGAKKGWAISTSSTIPNVLMAFVIIKVLSLTGALDAMGVLFSPIMGVFGLPGEAAAVLIGAWMSMGGAVGVVITLFDSGILDGNHIAILAPAIYLMGSQVQYLGRILGVIGTEGRHIPVMVAISVLNAFVAMFVMNILV
- a CDS encoding hypothetical protein (COG3314) produces the protein MSNPAEKNQKVTIGAYIALAFAFVFFSGLLQTNEWYGVFDFNTLNGSFGTMANNVTMAADGAVEVTKTTMRGTGGSGARDGFLFALTLVPTVMFALGMINVLEHYGALDAARKLLTPLLRPLVGLPGDTGLALIASLQNTDSGASMTRQLQEAGHINQRETDVFAMFQFSAGATIVNFFSSGAVLFTLTYADGSNAVTSSIGLAVVIMFVMKIVGANIFRLYLKATDKKTNVSTEKETA
- a CDS encoding putative Na+/H+ antiporter (COG1757) — encoded protein: MNKQTVKLPSLTQVFIALGIFLALAFSFTAKLDLPIQLALYIGWFVIIALGIKLGHDYKSLETAATKGIANGLGAVLILLAVGALVGTWIAGGIVPTIIYYGLKAIHPSIFLLATMLICSMTALATGTSWGAAGTAGIAMMGIGQGLGIPAPMTAGAVLSGCYFGDKMSPLSDSVILASSMSNVEIVEHIKGMLPIALISYIITGILFTAVGIHYAGNVDMSQVESVIVAMEQQFVISPFSFVPVIIVLALLALRLPSFPVISLGSLLGIVWAVMVQDMDPLVAFNTAWAPFSIDSGVDFIDAILNRGGMSSMLGSVAVIVFGLGFGGLLDKVGVLQTIAKLFEKRVNSAGSLSVSTIATAFLGNVFGSAMYVSLILTPKICAKNYDRLGYQRKNLSRNAEFGGTLTSGMVPWSDNGIYMASILGVATFSYAPFMWLSFVCIIVTIVSSYMGWFVDRCPPTETADNHDDESQLQATQAQQQTA
- a CDS encoding aspartate-semialdehyde dehydrogenase (COG0136) is translated as MMKVGLVGWRGMVGSVLMQRMVEEGDFNVIDPVFFSTSQVGIPAPNFGKDAGVLQDAFDIQRLKQLDAIVTCQGGSYTEKVYPALRQAGWKGYWIDAASTLRMKEDSIIALDPVNFDQMQQGLHNGVSTFAGGNCTVSLMLMAVGGLYQAGLVEWMTSQTYQAASGAGAKNMRELISQMGVINDAVSSELADPSTSILDIDRKVAETMRSDDFPASEFGAPLAGSLIPWIDVKRDNGQSKEEWKGSVETNKILGLDNNPIPIDGTCVRIGAMRCHSQALTLKLKKAVPMDEVEEIIASHNDWVKVIPNDRDVTVQELSPTKVTGTLSIPVGRLRKLAMGDDYLNAFTVGDQLLWGAAEPLRRTLRIILAEKH
- a CDS encoding superoxide dismutase (COG0605), which codes for MAFELPALPYEKNALEPHISQETLEYHHGKHHNTYVVKLNGLIEGTELEEKSLEEIVKTSTGGVFNNAAQIWNHTFYWHCLAPNAGGEPTGEVAEAINAAFGSFEAFKAKFTDSAINNFGSSWTWLVKKADGSLDIVNTSNAGTPLTEEGVTPLLTVDLWEHAYYIDYRNLRPDYMNGFWALVNWDFVAKNLAA
- a CDS encoding putative glutaredoxin-related protein (COG0278), giving the protein METIDKIKQQIAENSILLYMKGSPKLPSCGFSSQAAQALMACGEKFAYVDILQNPDIRAELPAYAQWPTFPQLWVEGELIGGCDIIIEMFQKGELQPLIKEAAERRDGEAAE
- a CDS encoding Na-directed DNA polymerase (COG3344) yields the protein MTSTQLMEQICSSTNLNQALRRVKKNKGCAGVDKLDIAATISVLRQSSNGQALRQSLLDGSYQPQPVLGVEIPKPSGGVRQLGIPTVLDRIVQQAITSVLTDIYEPKFSNSSYGFRPNRSAHHALAAASHYIREGRGYVVDVDLAKYFDTVNHDRLMHRLSKDITDKRVLKLIRSYLQAGIMRNGLVEQRQRGTPQGGPLSPLLSNIVLDELDKELERRGHKFCRYADDCQIYVHSEEAANRVKASITEFLEQKLKLTVNREKSAATRVTERTYLGHRFQRDGSIHISKTAQTHMKKRVRQITKRNRGRELKTVIVELTQYLRGWQHYFKLAMRKSAMQRLDEWIRRRLRCYRLKQRKRRHSIATWLRQEGVNERNAWKLAMSEKGWWHLALSPQLNQAMPVKWFKEMGMYSLRDGYESLKIYSEPPYATHACTVV